From Rhizobium tumorigenes, the proteins below share one genomic window:
- a CDS encoding alpha/beta fold hydrolase: MGNPVNFSGCAGFVHDGGGAVGVIMLPAWGFEELTIRRGWAIFADLLAEAGYCALRFDWPGFGDSLGDGRAVHSFMDWRNSVHAAADLLNQQYGSENIVLVGHGIGGLLAPHCADLVAAKAVVLMAPQSPGKAGLREMKIASKMVSSFLRLSDNPSNENIEIAGHSISVTLASEIAGLQLELRDQKHTPIPALAVLPAQSASGSEWTTRLAEAGFSVSTLNYAGLTSFVGFTHSSVAPLEDFGDVRRWLVDTVPVHPRTKALKNNPVVNILRDEDFSEQPILFGPQDNLFGIICRPLGSASRAVVVLINSGENNHTGWGRMHVEFCRALARERIASFRIDTGGIGDAADVEGPLFYVDRQINDVIEAVKIIDTFQLGPILLTGRCSGGYAALQAAIADTRVKGLVAVNTVRLGLAPGEDFDQIIGAGTSSLAEYRRRALSLELVKDVFTGRKSMLSLVGKGVRVMKQQLSLLAPQLFGISSNSTDLTNTIVQKAQDLLHRRVVVFLVYAENDGGLDELARHFGKLQPADYKHATVRIALGAEHNMTASHARKAILKSIIDAVGLVENRVRPNSYSALEK, encoded by the coding sequence ATGGGGAACCCCGTTAACTTTTCTGGGTGCGCAGGCTTTGTCCATGATGGAGGCGGTGCAGTCGGCGTTATTATGCTTCCGGCCTGGGGGTTTGAGGAATTAACAATCCGGCGCGGATGGGCCATCTTTGCGGATCTGCTGGCTGAAGCAGGATATTGTGCGCTGCGGTTCGATTGGCCGGGTTTTGGCGATAGTCTCGGTGATGGAAGGGCCGTCCATTCCTTCATGGATTGGAGGAATTCCGTTCACGCCGCGGCCGATCTCCTCAACCAACAATACGGTAGTGAGAATATTGTACTGGTTGGTCATGGCATCGGCGGCCTGCTAGCGCCGCATTGTGCCGATCTCGTCGCTGCAAAGGCTGTCGTGCTTATGGCTCCACAAAGCCCTGGCAAAGCTGGACTACGCGAGATGAAGATAGCAAGTAAAATGGTCAGCTCTTTCTTGCGATTGTCAGACAACCCGTCGAACGAGAATATTGAAATAGCTGGCCATTCGATCTCGGTCACATTGGCATCAGAGATTGCTGGTCTTCAGCTTGAGCTGCGCGACCAGAAGCATACGCCAATCCCCGCGCTTGCGGTGCTGCCTGCCCAAAGTGCGAGCGGATCGGAATGGACAACGCGGCTTGCTGAGGCTGGTTTTTCGGTGAGCACCTTAAACTATGCTGGTTTGACAAGTTTCGTTGGTTTCACCCATTCGTCTGTTGCACCACTTGAAGATTTCGGAGATGTGCGACGTTGGCTCGTTGATACGGTGCCCGTCCACCCCAGGACCAAAGCTTTGAAAAACAATCCTGTCGTTAATATCCTGAGGGATGAAGACTTTAGCGAGCAGCCAATTTTATTTGGGCCACAAGATAATTTGTTCGGAATTATTTGTCGACCTCTGGGAAGCGCTTCCCGCGCGGTCGTTGTGCTGATTAATTCAGGGGAGAATAATCATACTGGTTGGGGACGCATGCATGTTGAATTTTGCCGTGCTTTAGCACGCGAACGCATCGCCAGCTTTCGCATTGATACAGGGGGCATTGGCGATGCTGCCGACGTCGAAGGTCCGCTATTTTACGTCGATAGACAAATCAACGATGTCATCGAAGCAGTTAAAATTATCGATACCTTTCAACTTGGTCCTATTTTACTGACAGGTCGGTGTAGCGGCGGCTATGCGGCGCTCCAGGCGGCGATTGCAGATACCAGAGTGAAAGGGCTTGTTGCAGTCAACACTGTGAGACTAGGGCTAGCGCCTGGGGAGGACTTCGATCAGATCATAGGCGCGGGTACATCCTCGCTAGCCGAATATCGCCGACGGGCTTTATCGCTGGAGCTTGTAAAGGACGTTTTCACAGGTCGCAAGTCGATGCTCTCGCTCGTTGGGAAGGGCGTTCGTGTGATGAAGCAGCAGCTTTCGCTACTCGCCCCACAGCTGTTTGGCATATCGTCAAACTCTACAGATCTGACCAACACGATAGTGCAGAAGGCCCAAGACCTACTTCACCGCAGAGTGGTCGTCTTTTTGGTGTACGCTGAGAATGATGGCGGTTTGGATGAGTTAGCGCGGCATTTTGGAAAGCTGCAACCTGCGGATTACAAACACGCAACCGTCAGAATTGCACTCGGGGCAGAACATAACATGACGGCTTCCCACGCCCGCAAAGCAATATTAAAAAGTATCATTGATGCCGTTGGATTGGTAGAAAATCGCGTTCGCCCAAATTCCTATTCCGCTCTGGAAAAGTAG
- a CDS encoding class I SAM-dependent methyltransferase: protein MTSAAICPACTKGGLQSQFSVTATQAAQSIVLPTSDLDRNQRLTAHIHHLWGTDRCDIMKCGHCGFGFASPFVAGDADFYNLANSDVSYPTAKWEFRRTIEALKQAPRADTTVLEVGAGDGFFLDMLGAVPVEPGNITAVEYNTKSIRNLESRGYRTIASDIREARFDEHQSAFDFIFLFQVVEHMDGLDNLFGRFRYLLKPGGSVFIAVPNPRRIEYQESHDSVLDMPPNHVGRWTPRAFAELSARQSLRVVTTEIEPMDWAEFLKHDISYSHIRRTQLNPHGIPARIRSLPRGKFRRLAEAAAAAAYIPARLGSWAAAYRDRQTMGGSLWVELQHFAH, encoded by the coding sequence ATGACTTCAGCCGCCATTTGTCCCGCCTGTACCAAAGGCGGTCTGCAATCGCAGTTTTCGGTGACCGCGACGCAGGCCGCCCAGTCTATCGTTCTGCCGACCAGCGACCTTGACCGCAACCAGCGGCTGACTGCGCACATCCATCACCTTTGGGGGACGGATCGCTGCGACATAATGAAGTGCGGTCATTGCGGCTTCGGCTTCGCTTCTCCCTTTGTCGCGGGCGATGCCGACTTCTACAACCTCGCGAATTCCGACGTTTCGTATCCCACTGCCAAATGGGAGTTTAGGCGAACCATCGAGGCGCTGAAGCAGGCCCCCCGGGCCGATACCACGGTGCTTGAAGTCGGCGCCGGAGACGGATTTTTCCTCGACATGCTGGGCGCCGTGCCGGTCGAACCCGGCAACATCACAGCCGTCGAGTATAATACCAAGTCGATCCGTAATCTCGAAAGCCGGGGCTATCGGACCATAGCCAGCGATATCCGCGAGGCGCGGTTCGATGAGCATCAATCGGCGTTCGACTTCATCTTCCTGTTTCAGGTGGTCGAGCACATGGACGGGCTGGACAACCTGTTTGGCCGATTTCGCTATCTGTTGAAGCCCGGCGGCTCGGTGTTCATCGCCGTCCCCAATCCGCGGCGGATCGAATATCAGGAGAGCCACGATTCTGTGCTGGACATGCCGCCCAACCATGTCGGGCGCTGGACGCCGCGGGCGTTTGCCGAGCTCAGCGCGCGCCAGAGCCTGCGCGTCGTCACCACCGAAATCGAGCCGATGGACTGGGCCGAGTTTCTCAAGCATGACATCTCCTACAGCCATATCAGGCGCACTCAACTGAATCCTCATGGCATTCCGGCGCGCATCCGCAGCCTGCCGCGCGGCAAGTTCCGACGCTTGGCCGAGGCTGCGGCCGCGGCGGCGTATATTCCGGCGCGCTTGGGTTCATGGGCTGCCGCATACCGCGACCGCCAGACTATGGGCGGGTCGCTCTGGGTGGAGTTGCAGCATTTCGCGCACTGA
- a CDS encoding lipopolysaccharide biosynthesis protein, which translates to MLKASRWAVLSVATQLVKAVLLFGSQVVLARLLSPIDFGIVAICAPIFAFLSIFNDLGLSQATIQRPTLTRDDSNTIFWMNAALGLTIAVAIMAIAPSAAHFYGDGRVTAVLIAMSVLILINSLSSQQVALLVRGIRPVPLLIIDILPVIGNVMVSIAAALYGLGYWSIIIGQATHALTAGSIAWITSDFRPSWPRNLRNAIPILRFGSHLTGLNIGSFFAANLSPVLIGRLYGVVQVGLFDRAFKLVSMSYMQILGPISRIAETVLARVAGDDAQYRKVFARIAEALLLMALPGLLCIAMMPDAAVKLLYGPAWIECSPIVAFFAFGSLMTPLGTIASWLFITQGRTAQMLRYGLIGNVVSVLALLIGIFWGVTGVALSFAAFSLPIQGLTVWAATRDGPVSLTDFLSMLAPVTFAIVGAAFAVCSFSLLSVHYGLPPTLEFGGGILIGYLATGVTLGCFPTGRRVLGDAARIREIFPRRKALRDA; encoded by the coding sequence ATGCTGAAGGCATCGCGCTGGGCCGTGCTCAGTGTGGCGACACAACTCGTCAAGGCAGTGCTGCTGTTCGGCTCGCAAGTCGTCCTGGCGCGCCTGTTGAGCCCTATCGATTTCGGCATCGTCGCCATATGCGCACCTATCTTCGCGTTTCTTTCGATCTTCAATGACCTCGGCCTTTCGCAGGCGACGATCCAGCGGCCGACCCTGACACGGGACGACAGCAATACGATCTTCTGGATGAATGCCGCGCTTGGCTTGACTATCGCCGTGGCGATCATGGCCATCGCGCCAAGCGCTGCCCATTTCTACGGCGACGGCCGCGTCACCGCCGTGCTGATCGCCATGTCGGTGCTGATCCTGATCAACAGCTTGTCGTCGCAGCAGGTCGCCCTGCTGGTACGCGGCATCCGTCCGGTACCGCTGCTGATCATCGACATCCTGCCGGTGATCGGCAATGTCATGGTCTCGATCGCCGCCGCGCTGTACGGCCTCGGCTACTGGTCGATCATCATCGGCCAGGCGACCCACGCGCTGACGGCCGGATCGATCGCCTGGATCACATCGGATTTCCGGCCGTCATGGCCGCGCAACCTGCGCAATGCGATCCCGATCCTGCGCTTCGGCTCGCATTTGACCGGACTGAACATCGGATCGTTTTTTGCAGCCAATCTGAGCCCGGTTCTGATCGGCCGCCTGTACGGCGTGGTGCAGGTCGGGTTGTTCGATCGCGCCTTCAAGCTGGTCTCGATGTCGTACATGCAGATCCTGGGACCGATTTCCCGGATTGCGGAAACCGTGCTGGCCCGCGTCGCCGGCGACGATGCGCAATACCGTAAGGTCTTTGCACGGATTGCCGAAGCCCTGCTGCTGATGGCGTTGCCGGGCCTGCTGTGCATCGCGATGATGCCCGACGCCGCTGTCAAGCTCCTGTACGGTCCGGCGTGGATCGAATGCTCGCCGATCGTGGCGTTCTTTGCCTTCGGCAGCCTCATGACCCCGCTCGGCACCATCGCCAGCTGGCTGTTCATCACCCAGGGCCGCACCGCGCAGATGCTGCGCTACGGGCTGATCGGCAACGTGGTGTCGGTCCTCGCGCTGCTGATCGGGATTTTCTGGGGCGTGACCGGGGTCGCGCTGTCGTTCGCAGCGTTCTCGCTTCCGATCCAGGGCCTGACCGTGTGGGCCGCAACGCGCGACGGCCCGGTCTCGCTCACCGATTTCCTATCGATGCTGGCGCCTGTCACCTTTGCCATCGTCGGCGCCGCGTTCGCGGTTTGCTCCTTCTCCTTACTGTCGGTTCATTACGGCCTCCCGCCCACATTGGAATTCGGCGGGGGGATCCTGATCGGCTACCTGGCGACCGGGGTGACGCTGGGCTGCTTCCCGACTGGACGGCGGGTGCTGGGGGATGCCGCCCGGATCCGCGAGATATTTCCGCGGCGCAAGGCGCTTCGCGACGCCTAG
- a CDS encoding aldo/keto reductase: MNITDKIRWGILGPGSIAQDFFAGVAQSESGRVTAIGTRNPQKPGLAERFPGARIVDGYDALLADPEVDAIYISTPHPNHAEWAIKAAEHGKHALCEKPMGLSAAEAEAMQEASRQAGTFLGEAYMYRLHPLTLKLVELLKSKTIGDIRLIKSSFGFAKPFDPEHRLLSNALAGGGILDVGGYPVSMARLIVGAQSGDVMEPDKLFAVGHLGETGVDEWTSAVLHFPSGAIAELSCSVSVDQDNVLRIFGTKGRIEIDQFWFAGGKSGGTATIRIFAADGARQEISVSEPRHIYSFEVDAAGAAIRAGRSEFAYPGMTRADTLGNFRAMDKWRAAIGLEYEIETPALRTRTLRGTPLAAAKNQIRRGRIANLPKEMSMVALGLMEFSTFSGASIVLDAFFEAGGNLVDSAFSYNGGMQDRLIGDWIASRGVRDQMVVIEKGVHTPLCYPDVIGKQLTASLERLKSDYVDIYFMHRDNPDIPVGEFVDAMDAEVRTGRIRGPFGGSNWTRERMDEAIAYAERTGKTKPSVLSNNFSLADMVQPVWDGCIACSSAEWMAWMQSRVVTNLAWSSQARGFFTDRAGRDKFTDPELARSWYSDANFDRRDRAEQIGKQQGMDTIQVALAYVLNQAWPVVPLIGPRSLYELNHSLAAFKVKLDAGEVKWLAGG; this comes from the coding sequence ATGAACATCACCGATAAGATCCGCTGGGGAATACTTGGGCCCGGCAGCATCGCGCAGGACTTCTTTGCAGGCGTCGCGCAGTCGGAGAGCGGCCGCGTCACGGCAATTGGCACGCGCAATCCGCAAAAGCCCGGCCTCGCGGAGCGTTTTCCGGGAGCCCGGATCGTCGACGGCTATGACGCACTCCTCGCCGATCCGGAAGTCGATGCGATCTACATCTCGACACCCCATCCGAACCACGCCGAATGGGCCATCAAGGCGGCGGAGCACGGCAAGCATGCTCTCTGCGAAAAGCCGATGGGGCTGTCGGCCGCCGAGGCTGAGGCGATGCAGGAAGCGTCGCGTCAGGCCGGCACGTTTCTTGGCGAAGCCTATATGTACCGCCTCCATCCCTTGACGCTGAAGCTCGTCGAATTGCTGAAGTCAAAGACCATCGGCGACATTAGGCTGATCAAATCCAGCTTTGGCTTTGCCAAGCCGTTCGATCCGGAGCATCGGCTGCTCTCCAACGCGCTTGCAGGCGGCGGCATTCTGGATGTCGGCGGCTACCCTGTGTCGATGGCACGGCTGATCGTCGGCGCGCAATCGGGCGACGTGATGGAGCCGGACAAGCTTTTTGCCGTGGGCCATCTCGGCGAAACCGGTGTCGACGAATGGACATCGGCGGTTCTGCATTTTCCAAGCGGAGCGATCGCCGAGCTCTCCTGCTCGGTCTCTGTGGACCAGGATAACGTGCTGCGCATCTTCGGCACGAAGGGTCGCATCGAGATTGACCAGTTCTGGTTTGCCGGCGGCAAGTCGGGCGGGACAGCAACCATCCGCATCTTTGCCGCCGACGGCGCCCGGCAGGAGATCTCCGTCTCCGAGCCACGCCACATCTACAGCTTCGAGGTCGACGCAGCAGGCGCGGCGATCCGGGCGGGGCGGAGCGAATTTGCCTATCCGGGTATGACGCGCGCCGACACACTCGGAAACTTCCGCGCGATGGACAAATGGCGAGCGGCCATCGGCCTGGAATATGAGATCGAAACGCCGGCGCTGCGCACCCGCACCTTGCGTGGCACGCCCCTTGCCGCCGCAAAAAACCAGATAAGGCGCGGTCGCATCGCCAACCTGCCCAAGGAAATGTCGATGGTCGCCCTTGGCCTGATGGAATTTTCGACTTTCTCCGGCGCCTCGATCGTGCTCGATGCCTTCTTCGAGGCGGGCGGCAATCTCGTCGATTCTGCCTTCAGCTATAATGGCGGCATGCAGGACAGGCTGATAGGCGACTGGATAGCCAGCCGCGGAGTGAGGGACCAGATGGTGGTCATTGAAAAGGGCGTGCACACGCCCCTCTGCTACCCTGATGTCATCGGCAAGCAGTTGACTGCCAGCCTCGAGCGGCTGAAGAGCGACTATGTTGACATCTATTTTATGCATCGCGACAACCCGGATATCCCGGTCGGCGAGTTCGTCGATGCGATGGATGCGGAGGTCAGGACGGGTCGCATCCGCGGGCCGTTCGGCGGCTCCAACTGGACCCGGGAACGGATGGACGAGGCGATCGCCTATGCGGAGCGAACGGGCAAGACGAAGCCGAGCGTTCTTTCCAACAATTTCTCGCTCGCCGACATGGTTCAACCCGTTTGGGATGGCTGCATCGCCTGCTCCAGTGCGGAGTGGATGGCGTGGATGCAAAGCCGGGTGGTGACCAACCTCGCCTGGTCGAGTCAGGCGCGCGGCTTCTTCACGGACCGGGCGGGCAGGGACAAGTTCACGGACCCCGAACTTGCGCGCTCCTGGTATTCCGACGCCAATTTCGATCGGCGCGACCGGGCCGAGCAGATCGGCAAGCAGCAGGGCATGGACACTATCCAGGTGGCGCTTGCCTATGTCCTGAACCAGGCCTGGCCGGTCGTGCCGCTTATCGGCCCCCGCTCGCTCTACGAGCTCAACCACAGCCTCGCCGCCTTCAAGGTCAAGCTTGACGCCGGAGAGGTCAAATGGCTCGCCGGAGGATAG
- a CDS encoding ABC transporter ATP-binding protein, with amino-acid sequence MTSLELRHVNKSYGAYHALRGIDLTVEKGEFIVMVGPSGCGKSTLLKSIAGLETISSGGILINELDVTTAEPGERGIAMVFQSYALYPHMTVAENMGFGLRMAKRPKAEIEAAVLRAAKILRIADQLDKRPKQLSGGQRQRVAIGRAITRSPEVFLFDEPLSNLDAALRTQMRVELSGLHAELGATMVYVTHDQVEAMTMASRIVVLNRGVIEQVGSPLELYRNPQNRFVAGFLGAPRMNFFFVTVDEVSGSMATVSAPGLAPVSAQLVSGTTVQKGAVLTLGIRPESIAVSPDPLSAPIQGHVQLVEHLGRETILYVNAGRLQCVSSESGTGNITVQIGHVAGVNAEAPIGLQVDPQEIYLFSEDGKHTITARKSILNA; translated from the coding sequence ATGACCAGTCTAGAACTTCGACATGTCAACAAGAGTTACGGCGCCTACCATGCCCTGCGCGGCATCGACCTCACCGTTGAAAAGGGTGAATTCATTGTGATGGTTGGCCCCTCCGGCTGCGGAAAGTCGACCCTGCTGAAATCTATTGCCGGGCTCGAAACGATCTCCTCCGGTGGAATTCTCATCAACGAACTGGACGTCACCACCGCCGAACCAGGCGAGCGCGGCATAGCCATGGTTTTCCAATCCTACGCGCTCTACCCGCACATGACGGTGGCCGAAAACATGGGGTTCGGGCTGAGGATGGCGAAGCGGCCTAAAGCCGAGATCGAGGCTGCGGTGTTGCGTGCGGCGAAGATCCTGAGGATTGCCGATCAGCTCGACAAGCGGCCGAAACAGCTATCGGGCGGCCAGCGTCAGCGCGTCGCCATCGGTCGTGCCATCACGCGTTCTCCAGAAGTGTTCCTGTTCGACGAGCCCCTCTCGAACCTCGATGCTGCGCTTCGTACCCAGATGCGCGTCGAACTCAGCGGCCTGCATGCGGAGCTCGGCGCAACCATGGTCTACGTGACCCATGACCAGGTCGAGGCGATGACCATGGCTAGCCGCATCGTGGTGCTCAACCGCGGCGTAATCGAGCAGGTCGGATCGCCGCTTGAGCTCTATCGCAATCCGCAGAACCGGTTCGTGGCGGGATTTCTAGGCGCTCCCCGCATGAACTTTTTTTTCGTGACCGTCGATGAAGTGTCGGGGTCTATGGCCACGGTGTCGGCGCCGGGTCTGGCGCCCGTGTCGGCCCAACTCGTGAGCGGCACGACTGTCCAAAAGGGCGCGGTGCTGACGCTGGGTATACGCCCGGAAAGCATTGCCGTTTCGCCCGATCCTCTAAGCGCGCCAATCCAGGGGCATGTCCAGCTCGTCGAACACCTCGGCCGCGAGACGATCCTCTACGTCAATGCCGGTCGCCTTCAATGCGTCAGCTCCGAGAGCGGGACCGGAAACATCACGGTGCAGATCGGCCATGTCGCTGGTGTCAATGCCGAAGCTCCCATCGGCCTTCAGGTCGACCCGCAGGAAATCTACCTCTTTTCCGAAGACGGCAAGCACACCATCACCGCCCGTAAATCCATTCTCAACGCGTGA
- a CDS encoding beta-galactosidase — MTASTSISKLSAWRTIDTDRFLVGVPHYPEHVDESYWARDAERMAAAGFNVVRMGEFAWHLFEPREGEFHFDLFDRAIAQLGRHGLSTIMCTPTATPPRWLTEAHPDILRVDGNGRTMSHGSRQHADTSNPVFRTHSRRITRAMADHYRDNPDVVGWQTDNELNTSMPETYSAAALPEFQAFLADRYGTIDLLNFAWGGDFWATAYDDFGQIVFPLDFAPTFPSPGHVQDYHRFLAFATARFQHDQVEILRETNPTWFIFHNLGGLRDIDFRGQFSTDLDFAGYDIYPMLYDEFQRIGSHAKVQALHLDICRGFSGNYIVPEQQSGFGSQPGFCTLTPEPGEMRRMAMSSVARGADGLMFFRWRPAHFGAEIYWMGIIDHDDVPRHRYDEAKRFATEMTALKDKILGTHVRMDVGIAGGDFDNQEAHKTYPIGLPSPQDDAVLLHQYCYDRGIACGFIHPEDDLSRLRLLYVPHFVMWKDDWTERLEAFARGGGTVIVGARTGTRDENNHVIRVAAPGTSLSQLTGVRVEDFGRLAAPGANGLFDVMLRSGGVVIPPNRPAGSQRRVRSFKIGNRELEAGHFYENLTVDDGVEIIAEWSNRYAAGTPMITSRKVGAGRVLYVGTYLTPDLIAALAERTFADAAIEPLLSDLPDGVEVTMRQGDGRQLLFIQNCNSEPVNLSGVPAGRNLLDASTSVASNLSLEAYGCAIVELQ; from the coding sequence TTGACAGCCAGTACCAGCATCTCGAAACTCTCCGCCTGGCGGACCATTGATACCGATCGCTTTCTTGTCGGCGTGCCGCACTACCCCGAGCATGTTGACGAAAGCTATTGGGCCCGTGACGCAGAGCGCATGGCGGCGGCGGGCTTCAATGTGGTGCGCATGGGGGAGTTTGCCTGGCATCTGTTCGAGCCGAGGGAAGGGGAATTCCACTTCGATCTATTCGACCGTGCGATTGCCCAACTGGGTCGGCACGGGCTCAGCACCATCATGTGCACGCCCACCGCCACGCCGCCGCGCTGGTTGACTGAGGCCCATCCGGACATCCTGCGGGTCGACGGCAACGGGCGCACCATGAGCCACGGCTCGCGCCAGCATGCAGACACCAGCAACCCGGTCTTCCGGACCCATAGCCGACGGATCACGCGGGCAATGGCCGATCACTATCGCGACAACCCTGATGTCGTCGGCTGGCAGACGGACAACGAACTCAACACCAGCATGCCGGAGACCTATTCGGCGGCGGCACTCCCGGAGTTCCAGGCCTTTCTGGCAGACCGCTATGGTACGATAGACTTACTCAACTTTGCCTGGGGCGGCGACTTCTGGGCAACGGCCTACGATGACTTCGGCCAGATCGTCTTTCCGCTTGATTTCGCCCCGACATTCCCGAGCCCAGGCCATGTCCAGGACTACCACCGCTTCCTGGCCTTCGCGACAGCCCGTTTCCAGCATGACCAGGTCGAAATCCTGCGGGAGACCAACCCGACATGGTTCATTTTCCACAATCTCGGCGGCCTGCGCGACATTGACTTCCGCGGCCAGTTCTCCACCGATCTCGATTTTGCCGGCTACGACATCTACCCGATGCTTTATGACGAATTCCAGCGGATCGGCAGTCACGCCAAGGTGCAGGCTCTTCACCTTGACATCTGCCGTGGGTTTTCCGGCAACTACATCGTCCCGGAACAGCAGTCTGGATTTGGCAGTCAGCCAGGCTTCTGTACGCTGACGCCGGAGCCCGGCGAGATGCGCAGAATGGCCATGTCGTCGGTGGCGCGCGGTGCTGACGGCCTGATGTTTTTCCGATGGCGACCGGCCCACTTCGGCGCGGAAATCTACTGGATGGGCATTATCGACCACGACGATGTCCCCCGTCACCGTTATGACGAGGCAAAGCGATTTGCGACCGAGATGACGGCACTGAAGGACAAAATTCTTGGAACCCACGTGCGCATGGATGTCGGCATAGCCGGTGGGGATTTCGACAATCAGGAAGCCCACAAGACCTATCCGATCGGCCTGCCGAGCCCCCAGGACGACGCCGTCCTGCTGCATCAATATTGCTATGACCGCGGCATTGCCTGCGGCTTCATTCATCCCGAGGACGATCTCTCGCGGCTGAGATTGCTCTACGTTCCCCATTTCGTGATGTGGAAAGACGACTGGACGGAAAGACTGGAGGCATTTGCCCGCGGTGGCGGAACCGTCATCGTCGGTGCTAGGACGGGAACCCGCGACGAAAACAACCACGTTATTCGCGTTGCCGCCCCCGGCACGTCGCTGTCGCAACTAACCGGGGTGAGGGTTGAAGATTTTGGTAGGTTGGCGGCACCCGGGGCCAACGGGCTCTTCGACGTGATGTTACGATCAGGCGGCGTAGTAATCCCTCCGAACCGTCCGGCGGGATCGCAACGGCGCGTGCGCAGTTTCAAGATCGGCAACCGCGAGCTCGAAGCCGGCCATTTCTACGAGAATCTGACGGTCGACGACGGTGTCGAGATCATTGCAGAATGGTCAAACCGCTACGCCGCCGGCACACCGATGATCACCTCGCGTAAGGTCGGCGCTGGCCGGGTGCTCTATGTGGGCACCTACCTGACGCCCGATCTGATTGCAGCCCTGGCCGAGCGGACATTTGCGGATGCAGCGATCGAGCCGCTGCTGTCGGACCTACCCGATGGCGTGGAGGTAACCATGCGCCAGGGCGACGGACGACAGCTGCTGTTCATTCAAAACTGCAACAGCGAACCGGTGAATTTGTCGGGCGTGCCGGCCGGTCGCAATCTCTTAGATGCTAGCACGTCCGTCGCCAGCAATCTGTCCCTCGAAGCCTATGGCTGCGCTATCGTCGAGTTGCAGTGA
- a CDS encoding glycosyltransferase, whose protein sequence is MAISNERKLRVLSIAHPAVSLDIGRRRYHSFGNRPDIELHLLVPKRWSEYGRTIEADPSDGSGIHLHILPIWLPRVPIAKWYCHIYPGLGRLIKEIDPHVIHLWEEPWGFVALQACLLKRKAAFLLEVDQNILRRLGFPFDTIRKFVLRRTDHVLPRSKDAEDVVSECGYQGPVTSIKYGVDRETFSPDSQSKRRPEVPGLRLGYVGRLVVEKGLDDAIEALASTPSNVTLEIMGEGPYRISLETRISSLGLQDRVKFRGWDSQLEVAAFMRTLDALVLLPRTSRTWREQFGRVIIECQSCGVPVIGSACGAIPDVVADGGWIVPESNPEALAECIRSIIADRTELHRRAARGLINVETHYTYGAVAQALESSWVSAARALEGN, encoded by the coding sequence ATGGCAATATCAAACGAACGAAAATTGCGCGTGTTGTCCATTGCGCATCCTGCCGTGTCTCTCGACATTGGGCGTCGCAGATACCATTCCTTTGGAAACAGGCCTGATATTGAGTTGCATCTGTTGGTACCAAAGCGCTGGTCCGAGTACGGTCGCACGATCGAAGCCGATCCAAGCGATGGTTCAGGCATTCATTTACACATTTTGCCAATATGGCTTCCCCGTGTGCCGATAGCCAAGTGGTATTGTCACATCTATCCAGGGCTTGGTCGCTTAATTAAAGAAATTGACCCTCACGTTATTCATCTTTGGGAAGAACCGTGGGGCTTTGTCGCACTGCAGGCATGTCTGCTAAAGCGAAAAGCCGCATTCCTGCTAGAAGTGGACCAGAACATCTTGCGGCGCCTTGGCTTCCCTTTCGATACGATTAGGAAATTTGTGTTGCGTCGCACCGACCATGTGTTGCCTCGCAGTAAAGACGCCGAAGATGTTGTTAGTGAGTGCGGGTATCAGGGGCCTGTTACGTCTATAAAATACGGCGTTGACCGAGAGACGTTTTCTCCCGATAGCCAAAGCAAGCGCAGGCCAGAGGTTCCTGGACTGAGGCTTGGGTATGTAGGTAGACTGGTTGTGGAGAAGGGTTTGGACGATGCGATCGAGGCGCTGGCGTCAACGCCATCAAACGTAACGCTTGAGATAATGGGAGAAGGACCTTATCGCATCTCACTCGAGACTAGGATCTCTTCCCTCGGGCTCCAAGATCGAGTGAAGTTTCGCGGTTGGGACAGCCAACTCGAGGTCGCAGCATTCATGCGGACGCTTGACGCACTGGTGCTTTTGCCTCGTACAAGCCGAACTTGGCGCGAACAGTTTGGAAGGGTCATTATCGAATGCCAGAGCTGCGGCGTGCCCGTGATAGGCTCAGCTTGCGGGGCTATTCCGGATGTTGTTGCAGATGGCGGCTGGATAGTTCCCGAATCCAATCCTGAAGCGCTTGCCGAATGCATCCGGTCAATAATAGCGGATCGGACCGAGCTACACCGACGTGCAGCGCGGGGGCTGATAAACGTCGAGACGCATTATACCTACGGTGCCGTTGCACAAGCGCTTGAGAGCTCGTGGGTTTCTGCCGCAAGGGCGCTCGAGGGCAATTGA